The Hymenobacter swuensis DY53 genome includes the window CGCATCCGTGACGTACGTAAAGTTTTCCACCCGGAAGCCCAATACCGGTAGTTTGTAGTGCAGGGCCCGAATCGGCTGAAATTCCACGCCTTCTACCCGGAAGCTTTCGGTGTCGCTGAGAATCGGGTGCAGCTCTACCTGCGGAATGCCCGGGTATTTGCGCTCAGCAAAAATATACTCGTATTCGCGCTTCAACTGTTCCAGCACGCGCGGCTCGGCATGCACTGGCATATCGCGCTGCTGGCGGAAATTGTAGGCCCGAATGTCGTCGAGGCCGCCGGTATGGTCCTTGTGCTCGTGGGTGAATACCAGCGCATCCAGGTGGTTGATGTGCTCCCGCAGGGCCTGTTGGCGGAAATCGGGTCCCGAGTCAATAATGATGCTTTTGCCCTGCACCTGCAAATGCACCGACACCCGCAGCCGTTTGTCGCGGTAATCCACGGAGCGGCACACGGCACAGCTACAGCCAATCACGGGCACGCCCTGCGACGTGCCCGTACCGAGGAAGGTTATTTCCATATGAGAGAAGTGCGACTATGAGTGCTGAGAAGTGAGACTATGTTTGTACGGCGCGAACGTCAGAACATCGTCTCACTTCTCACCTCTCAACTAGCCTACGTACTGCTTTACCACGCGCACCAGCGCGTCGAAGTCCAGCGGCTTGGGTAGGTAATCGGTTACGCCGGCCTCACGGAACTGCTCCATGGAGTAGTTGTTGGCATTGCCGGTAATGGCAATAACCGGAATCTTGGCGATACGCGGATCAGCGTTGCGGCGAATCTCGCGGGTGCAC containing:
- a CDS encoding MBL fold metallo-hydrolase, which produces MEITFLGTGTSQGVPVIGCSCAVCRSVDYRDKRLRVSVHLQVQGKSIIIDSGPDFRQQALREHINHLDALVFTHEHKDHTGGLDDIRAYNFRQQRDMPVHAEPRVLEQLKREYEYIFAERKYPGIPQVELHPILSDTESFRVEGVEFQPIRALHYKLPVLGFRVENFTYVTDANHLGAEALEQMRGSEVIVLNALRHEKHISHFTLQEAVDILEDLAPRRAYLTHISHQLGRQREIEATLPDFIRLAYDGLRVTV